A genomic stretch from Bradyrhizobium sp. 195 includes:
- a CDS encoding di-trans,poly-cis-decaprenylcistransferase yields MQSDLTSRNEKLHVGIIMDGNGRWATRRGLSRLRGHEAGVETIRRIVEAAPKQGIGTLTLYAFSTDNWRRPKAEVAALMTLLRFYLANEVQSLVKNGVRLTVIGRRDRLPDGIATAITRAEETTARGGTLHLRIAVDYSARDAILNAAAKAAALTSITREAFSQLVTGEAGLRDVDLIIRTSGEKRLSDFLLWEGAYAELHFTERMWPEFDASDLAAALASFHGRERRFGGLQAVMPEEVPSLSRV; encoded by the coding sequence ATGCAAAGTGATCTTACGTCCCGCAACGAGAAGCTTCATGTCGGCATCATCATGGACGGCAACGGACGATGGGCGACGCGGCGCGGCCTGTCTCGCTTGCGCGGCCACGAGGCGGGCGTGGAGACGATCCGCCGTATCGTCGAGGCTGCGCCCAAGCAGGGCATCGGCACGCTGACGCTCTACGCCTTCTCCACCGACAATTGGCGGAGGCCGAAAGCGGAGGTCGCTGCATTGATGACCTTGCTGCGTTTCTATCTTGCCAATGAGGTGCAGAGCCTGGTCAAGAACGGTGTGCGCCTCACCGTGATCGGCCGTCGCGATCGTCTGCCTGACGGCATCGCAACTGCGATTACGCGTGCCGAGGAAACCACCGCCCGGGGCGGCACGCTGCACCTGCGCATCGCGGTCGATTATTCCGCGCGCGATGCCATTCTCAATGCTGCTGCGAAGGCGGCCGCGTTGACCAGCATCACCCGCGAAGCCTTCTCGCAGCTCGTCACCGGCGAAGCCGGCCTGCGCGACGTCGACCTCATCATTCGCACCTCCGGTGAGAAGCGGCTGTCGGACTTCCTGCTCTGGGAAGGCGCCTATGCCGAGCTGCACTTCACCGAGCGGATGTGGCCCGAGTTCGACGCGAGCGATCTTGCCGCTGCCCTGGCCTCCTTCCATGGCCGCGAGCGTCGCTTCGGCGGCCTTCAGGCGGTCATGCCCGAGGAGGTGCCGTCGCTCTCCCGTGTGTGA
- a CDS encoding DNA-3-methyladenine glycosylase I, with protein MTPFKTIRARAEKRKGGPKALEKLMPAKPDLKRLARLGDDRILAEMTKRVFCAGFAWSVIETKWDGFEEAFLRFQPAKLSFQPEDYWEGLLRDARIVRNGAKIMSVRDNAGFVQEIAKEHGSFGKFLAKWPSSDQIGLLDLLTKRGSRLGGNTGQMLLRFVGWDGFVTSKDVVASLRDAGLDIAEEVKSKGDLAKVQAQFNAWAEETGLSYTYLSRICALSVGENRSD; from the coding sequence ATGACCCCCTTCAAGACCATTCGTGCCCGCGCCGAAAAACGCAAGGGCGGGCCCAAGGCGCTGGAAAAGCTGATGCCGGCAAAGCCCGACCTGAAGCGGCTGGCCAGGCTCGGCGACGACCGCATCCTCGCCGAGATGACCAAGCGCGTATTCTGCGCCGGCTTTGCTTGGAGCGTGATCGAAACGAAATGGGATGGCTTTGAAGAGGCCTTCCTGCGTTTCCAGCCGGCCAAGCTCAGCTTCCAGCCGGAGGACTATTGGGAAGGCCTTTTGCGCGACGCGCGTATCGTGCGCAACGGTGCCAAGATCATGTCGGTGCGCGACAATGCGGGCTTCGTGCAGGAGATCGCGAAGGAGCATGGCAGCTTCGGCAAGTTTCTGGCGAAATGGCCTTCGTCCGACCAGATCGGCCTGCTCGACCTCCTGACCAAGCGCGGCAGTCGTCTCGGCGGCAATACCGGCCAGATGCTGCTGCGCTTCGTCGGTTGGGATGGCTTTGTCACGTCAAAGGATGTCGTCGCGTCCTTGCGCGATGCAGGCCTCGACATTGCCGAAGAGGTCAAGTCGAAGGGCGATCTCGCCAAGGTGCAGGCGCAGTTCAACGCCTGGGCCGAGGAGACTGGTCTATCCTACACCTATCTGTCACGCATCTGCGCGCTGTCGGTCGGCGAGAACCGCAGCGACTAG
- a CDS encoding DUF1330 domain-containing protein, with protein sequence MAKAYWVATYRAIKNPDAMAAYAKVSRQAIEAAGGRVIARGMPAAVFELGQMERVVLIEFDSVERAKAAYASPAYQAAHDLLGDGADRDIRIVEAVE encoded by the coding sequence ATGGCCAAAGCCTATTGGGTTGCCACCTATCGTGCGATCAAGAATCCCGATGCCATGGCGGCCTACGCCAAGGTGTCGCGCCAAGCCATCGAAGCGGCAGGCGGCCGCGTGATCGCGCGCGGGATGCCCGCTGCGGTCTTCGAGCTCGGCCAGATGGAGCGCGTCGTTCTGATCGAGTTCGACAGTGTCGAGCGCGCCAAGGCGGCGTATGCGAGCCCGGCCTACCAGGCCGCGCATGACTTGCTCGGAGACGGCGCGGACCGCGACATCCGGATCGTTGAAGCGGTTGAATAG
- a CDS encoding transcriptional regulator: MSKTDSAPFSYEGLDRVIHEKARLGLLTSLMAHPKGLAFADLKQLCGLTDGNLSRHLAVLQEAGLVEVTKGYEGNRPHTTCRLTKTGRRRFLDYLAVLERLVRDAAKAAGREAPPLGRLGIAST; this comes from the coding sequence ATGTCGAAGACTGACAGCGCACCCTTCTCTTACGAAGGATTGGACCGCGTGATTCACGAGAAGGCGAGGCTCGGGCTTCTGACCTCGCTGATGGCGCATCCGAAGGGACTGGCATTCGCCGACCTCAAGCAGCTGTGCGGCCTCACCGACGGCAATCTCAGCCGGCACCTTGCCGTGCTCCAGGAGGCCGGCCTCGTCGAGGTGACCAAGGGCTACGAGGGCAACCGTCCGCACACCACTTGCCGCCTCACCAAGACCGGCCGCCGCCGTTTCCTCGACTATCTCGCCGTGCTCGAGCGTCTGGTGCGCGACGCTGCGAAGGCCGCCGGCCGCGAGGCGCCACCGCTCGGCCGCCTCGGCATCGCCTCGACCTGA
- a CDS encoding TspO/MBR family protein → MLQLLVFVVGVVGIGWLIGAANLPGKWYAGLAKPSFVPPNWAFPVAWTILYIMIAVAGWRTFRREPRGRAMLVWAAQMALNFAWSPVMFTMHQIGAALVILIGLFVAIVTYISLEMSKDKLAAALFVPYAAWVAFAGVLNAAIWRLN, encoded by the coding sequence ATGCTGCAGCTGTTGGTCTTCGTGGTGGGCGTGGTTGGCATCGGCTGGCTGATCGGCGCGGCCAATCTGCCGGGTAAATGGTATGCCGGCCTTGCCAAGCCCAGCTTCGTACCGCCGAACTGGGCGTTCCCGGTGGCCTGGACCATCCTCTACATCATGATCGCGGTGGCGGGTTGGCGAACCTTTCGCCGTGAACCCAGGGGCAGAGCGATGCTTGTCTGGGCCGCGCAAATGGCGCTCAATTTCGCCTGGTCGCCGGTCATGTTCACGATGCACCAGATCGGCGCCGCGCTCGTCATCCTCATTGGTCTGTTCGTCGCGATCGTGACTTACATCAGTCTGGAGATGTCCAAAGACAAGCTAGCCGCCGCGTTGTTCGTGCCTTACGCAGCCTGGGTCGCGTTTGCCGGCGTGCTCAATGCGGCGATCTGGCGCTTGAATTGA
- the dinB gene encoding DNA polymerase IV produces MSDSDMVTGEASPVRKIIHIDMDAFYASVEQRDNTELRGKPVAVGGSAERGVVAAASYEARKFGVRSAMPSVTAKRQCPDLIFVRPRFEVYKAISRQIREIFAEHTPVIEPLSLDEAYLDVTENLQGIPLARDIAMRIRKKIKAETGLNASAGISYNKFLAKLASDHRKPNGQFVISPEMGPAFVETLPVGKFHGIGPATSAKMNALGMFTGLDIRNQSLEFMNANFGKSGAYYYWISRGVDERPVRADRIRKSIGAENTFSTDLIEYGALSAELKPLVDKVWRHCETTGNRGRTVTLKIKFADFEIITRSRSVAATVAGRNELERLACGLLEAEMPLPKRVRLLGVSLSALQAGDEPEPQLTLGI; encoded by the coding sequence ATGAGCGATTCCGACATGGTCACCGGCGAGGCTTCGCCGGTGCGCAAGATCATCCATATCGACATGGATGCCTTCTATGCGTCGGTGGAACAACGCGACAATACGGAGCTGCGCGGAAAGCCGGTTGCGGTGGGGGGCTCTGCGGAGCGCGGCGTCGTCGCGGCCGCGAGCTATGAGGCCCGCAAATTCGGCGTTCGCTCCGCCATGCCGTCGGTGACGGCGAAGCGGCAATGTCCCGATCTGATCTTCGTCAGGCCGCGCTTCGAGGTCTACAAGGCGATCTCCAGGCAGATCCGCGAGATCTTTGCCGAGCACACGCCCGTCATCGAGCCGTTGTCGCTGGATGAAGCCTATCTCGACGTCACCGAAAACCTGCAAGGCATCCCGCTGGCGCGGGACATCGCGATGCGGATCCGCAAGAAGATCAAGGCCGAGACGGGCCTCAACGCGTCGGCAGGCATCTCCTACAACAAGTTTCTGGCCAAGCTCGCCTCCGATCATCGCAAGCCCAATGGTCAGTTCGTGATTTCGCCGGAGATGGGGCCCGCCTTCGTCGAGACGCTGCCTGTCGGCAAGTTCCACGGGATAGGCCCGGCGACGAGTGCGAAGATGAACGCACTCGGCATGTTCACTGGTCTGGACATCCGCAATCAGTCGCTGGAGTTCATGAATGCGAATTTCGGCAAGTCGGGCGCCTATTACTATTGGATCTCGCGCGGCGTCGACGAGCGGCCGGTCCGCGCCGACCGAATTCGCAAGTCGATCGGCGCGGAGAACACGTTCTCAACCGATCTCATCGAATATGGTGCGCTGTCGGCCGAGCTCAAACCTCTCGTCGACAAGGTCTGGCGCCATTGCGAGACGACCGGCAATCGCGGCCGCACCGTCACCTTGAAGATCAAATTTGCCGACTTCGAGATCATCACGCGCAGCAGATCCGTCGCAGCGACAGTTGCGGGACGGAATGAGCTGGAGCGGCTGGCCTGCGGCCTGCTCGAAGCGGAGATGCCGCTGCCAAAGCGCGTCAGGCTCCTCGGCGTATCCTTGTCTGCTCTCCAGGCCGGCGACGAGCCGGAGCCGCAGCTGACATTGGGCATTTGA
- a CDS encoding S1C family serine protease yields MWLKSFVVAFVFQAMLAGLAHAAGPFGTIHVGNWNGGAYTNDSTGAFSHCAASTPYANGMTLLVGQDSNNAWLLGFANPAFRFKKGENLTIDVTFDGQAEVRLFATAFSDVMVSAVLPTNVARAFQKASLMVAVARGTPFQFSLTSTAPLIVAVTNCVTRVKADGLDKAGDFTKVAAKPALVGDKQGAPPTKPGRTGTFTGTGFVVSPNGHIVTNSHVIDSCTGDIKGNLAGETAMVLRVVSSDATNDLALLQAPATAAFKDFAKIRDRSMHSGDSVVAIGFPLHGYLSSDLTVTTGIVSSLSGFRNHTGRLQISAAVQAGNSGGPLFDLSGQVAGVVVAKLNALRMIKETGQLTENINFAIKTGALRDFLDNSVVPYQTAEPKGELKTTDIATNARAYTMLISCTGTEQADAKR; encoded by the coding sequence ATGTGGCTCAAGTCATTTGTCGTTGCGTTTGTTTTCCAGGCCATGCTGGCCGGACTCGCTCATGCGGCGGGGCCTTTCGGCACCATCCATGTCGGCAATTGGAACGGCGGCGCTTATACCAATGATTCAACCGGCGCATTCTCCCACTGCGCCGCAAGCACACCCTACGCCAACGGCATGACACTGCTTGTCGGCCAGGATTCTAACAATGCGTGGCTGCTCGGCTTTGCCAATCCAGCGTTTCGTTTCAAAAAGGGCGAGAACCTGACGATCGACGTGACTTTCGACGGTCAGGCCGAGGTAAGACTCTTCGCGACCGCGTTCTCCGATGTGATGGTCTCGGCCGTTCTGCCCACCAACGTAGCGCGTGCTTTCCAGAAGGCGAGCCTGATGGTGGCGGTGGCGAGAGGCACACCTTTTCAATTCAGTCTGACGTCAACGGCGCCTTTGATCGTCGCGGTCACCAATTGCGTAACGCGGGTCAAGGCCGACGGGCTGGATAAGGCCGGCGACTTCACCAAGGTTGCAGCGAAGCCCGCACTGGTCGGCGACAAGCAAGGTGCGCCTCCCACCAAGCCGGGGCGAACCGGGACTTTCACTGGCACTGGTTTTGTGGTCAGCCCCAATGGACACATCGTCACCAACAGTCACGTGATCGATAGCTGCACCGGAGATATCAAAGGCAATCTCGCCGGGGAGACCGCGATGGTGCTGCGGGTTGTCTCCAGCGACGCGACAAATGATCTCGCGCTGCTGCAAGCTCCGGCGACAGCAGCATTCAAGGATTTTGCGAAGATCCGGGACCGCTCGATGCACTCCGGCGATTCCGTGGTCGCCATCGGCTTCCCGCTGCACGGCTATCTCTCCTCCGACCTGACCGTGACGACGGGCATCGTCAGCTCGCTCAGCGGCTTCCGCAATCACACGGGACGTCTGCAGATCAGCGCGGCTGTTCAAGCGGGCAACAGTGGAGGCCCCTTGTTCGACTTGTCCGGCCAGGTCGCAGGCGTCGTCGTGGCCAAGCTCAACGCGCTCAGGATGATCAAGGAGACCGGGCAGCTGACAGAAAACATCAACTTCGCCATCAAGACCGGCGCGCTGCGCGACTTCCTCGACAATTCCGTGGTGCCCTACCAGACCGCAGAGCCCAAGGGCGAATTGAAGACCACCGACATCGCCACCAACGCCCGCGCCTATACGATGCTGATCTCGTGCACCGGCACGGAACAGGCGGACGCGAAGCGCTAA
- a CDS encoding sensor domain-containing diguanylate cyclase: protein MQHLVVPTFVIDPKRRVVIWNRACERLTGLAASEVIGTSKHWQAFYETRRPCLADLVALDRPEQLPEFYSEYAARGHNGLGFSAENWCVMPKLGSQLYLAIDAGPIHDEAGHLIAVVETLRDLTDQKRAEMALKELATKDGLTGLSNRRSFDQMLMSEWARAHHTQKPLALLFVDVDHFKLFNDQHGHQTGDECLRAVASVVSRHAVRPLDLASRYGGEEFALILPDMDCDSACVIAEEIRCAVMALAIAHGATGAGDHVTLSVGVASHIPGGADGGPDRLLGAADEALYVAKRLGRNRVICAERLLAEFAALGRQAAVVPAPFQRKSARAR from the coding sequence ATGCAGCACCTGGTGGTGCCGACCTTCGTGATCGACCCGAAGCGCCGCGTCGTGATCTGGAACAGGGCCTGCGAGCGGTTGACCGGTCTCGCCGCCTCCGAGGTGATCGGCACCAGCAAGCACTGGCAGGCCTTCTACGAAACCAGGCGCCCCTGCCTTGCCGATCTCGTCGCGCTCGACCGGCCGGAGCAGCTGCCGGAGTTCTATTCGGAATACGCAGCGCGCGGCCATAACGGGCTCGGCTTTTCCGCGGAGAACTGGTGTGTGATGCCGAAGCTCGGCAGCCAGCTCTATCTCGCCATCGACGCCGGCCCGATCCACGACGAGGCCGGCCATCTGATCGCCGTGGTGGAGACGCTGCGCGACCTCACCGACCAGAAGCGGGCCGAGATGGCGCTGAAGGAGCTCGCCACCAAGGACGGCCTGACCGGCCTGTCGAACCGCCGCTCGTTCGACCAGATGCTGATGAGCGAATGGGCTCGCGCCCACCACACCCAGAAGCCGCTGGCGCTGCTGTTCGTCGACGTCGATCATTTCAAGCTGTTCAACGACCAGCACGGCCACCAGACTGGCGACGAATGCCTGCGCGCGGTCGCCTCCGTCGTCAGCCGGCATGCCGTGCGTCCGCTGGATCTCGCCAGCCGCTACGGCGGCGAGGAGTTCGCGCTGATCCTGCCGGACATGGATTGCGATAGCGCCTGCGTCATCGCCGAGGAGATCCGCTGCGCCGTGATGGCCTTAGCGATCGCCCACGGCGCCACGGGTGCCGGCGACCATGTCACCCTCAGCGTCGGCGTCGCCAGCCACATTCCCGGCGGGGCCGATGGCGGTCCCGACCGGCTGCTGGGCGCTGCCGACGAGGCGCTCTATGTGGCCAAACGCCTCGGCCGCAACCGCGTCATCTGCGCCGAAAGGCTGCTGGCCGAATTCGCCGCCCTCGGCCGGCAGGCTGCGGTGGTTCCGGCGCCTTTCCAGCGCAAATCAGCTCGCGCGCGATAG
- a CDS encoding EAL domain-containing protein codes for MRQVFSTMAAGMCLAARNGWEVLARRGPVLWLTLCGVLLVGGIFAVTAVAVGEFRERTLVNRERELENTVQLIARHFDQQFEDSDVVAADLIGQMNLAEITSPATFRERMSGSVTNQMLRSKISSVSYLGDIAIYDADGELINWSRAQPLPKINISSRAYFQTFKTNPQSESVLLESVRSFIINKWTTVVARRLNGADGTFLGAMVRRIDPDSYQHYFASVVLAEGTAISLFDREGKMLARYPHREELIGRSFKDAPLMHKVLSEGGQHTLRVRSPLDGEERLGSAAPLTHFPLVIVATNTMAAALADWRQQTGFTVATAGFSAGVIALILYLIIRQINRQNREAQERLEAERLRLDTALNNMTQGLILYDASGYIVTCNRRYAEMFGLSHDVIKPGCHIREAMYHRKERDAFAGDVEAFCTDVMRVVAEGTVSTRIHELPNGRAFQVINTPLAQGGWVATIEDITERRHLEQERDRNHTFLREIIDHIPSRITVKDARTRRYLLANQVAEEQLAEQHDTIVGKTAFDLYVTADAEIVTRHDDTLLQSPDGLFLDEHIWNTPSIGRRYITSRRIGIRDKAGEPRYIINVVEDVTERRRADEKIAHMAHYDALTDLPNRSLFREQIERELEKVGGGGQFALLYIDVDEFKGINDSLGHHVGDELLKAIAGRLRGCLKQGDLIARLGGDEFAVIQTAIQSPADVLAFVTRIYQAIRQPYHCLGHQLSTDASIGIALAPQDGTDLDQLVKNADLAMYGAKAQGRRSHRFFEPEMDASAKARLSMEQDLRQALVNGGFEIHYQPLVDLRTNEVSGCEALLRWRHPERGMVSPAEFIPVAEDTGLINELGDWVLRMACNEAATWPAQVRVAVNVSPVQLKCDTLALRIAGALAASGLDPRRLELEITEAVLIRDDEAALSILHQLRSIGVRIALDDFGTGYSSLSYLKRFPFDKIKIDRCFVADIAEESGAPVIVQAVVNIAAASSMTTVAEGVETEAQRELLRALGCTQMQGYLFSPPKPASEVRKLFGSGSAVPVAAVA; via the coding sequence ATGCGCCAGGTCTTTTCCACGATGGCAGCCGGAATGTGTCTAGCCGCGAGGAACGGCTGGGAGGTCTTGGCGCGGCGTGGTCCTGTCCTGTGGTTGACCCTGTGCGGCGTGTTGCTGGTCGGAGGCATCTTCGCCGTGACGGCCGTGGCCGTCGGCGAGTTTCGCGAGCGAACCCTGGTCAATCGCGAGCGCGAGCTGGAAAACACGGTGCAGCTGATCGCGCGCCACTTCGACCAGCAATTTGAAGATTCCGATGTCGTCGCCGCCGATCTGATCGGGCAGATGAACCTGGCGGAGATCACCTCGCCGGCGACGTTCCGCGAGCGCATGTCGGGATCGGTGACGAACCAGATGCTGCGCAGCAAGATCAGCTCGGTGTCCTATCTCGGCGATATCGCGATCTACGATGCCGATGGCGAGCTGATCAACTGGTCGCGGGCCCAGCCGCTGCCCAAGATCAACATTTCATCCCGGGCGTACTTTCAGACGTTCAAGACGAATCCGCAGTCCGAATCGGTGCTGCTCGAATCCGTCCGCAGCTTCATCATCAACAAATGGACCACCGTCGTCGCACGCCGGTTGAACGGCGCGGACGGCACCTTCCTCGGCGCGATGGTGCGCCGGATCGATCCGGACAGCTATCAGCACTATTTCGCATCCGTCGTGCTCGCCGAGGGCACCGCCATCTCGCTGTTCGATCGCGAGGGCAAGATGCTGGCGCGCTATCCGCATCGCGAAGAGCTGATCGGACGGAGCTTCAAGGATGCGCCGCTGATGCATAAGGTGCTGAGCGAGGGCGGTCAGCACACGCTTCGCGTCAGGAGCCCGCTCGACGGCGAGGAGCGGCTCGGCTCTGCTGCGCCACTGACGCATTTCCCGCTGGTCATCGTCGCCACCAACACCATGGCGGCAGCGCTTGCGGACTGGCGGCAGCAGACCGGCTTCACGGTCGCGACGGCGGGCTTCTCGGCCGGCGTAATCGCGCTGATCCTCTATCTGATCATTCGCCAGATCAACCGGCAGAACCGTGAAGCGCAGGAACGGCTGGAAGCGGAGCGGCTGCGGCTCGACACCGCCCTCAACAACATGACCCAGGGGCTGATCCTGTATGACGCGAGCGGCTACATCGTCACCTGCAACCGCCGCTATGCCGAGATGTTCGGTCTCTCCCACGACGTCATCAAGCCCGGCTGCCACATCCGTGAGGCGATGTACCATCGCAAGGAACGTGACGCGTTCGCCGGCGACGTCGAGGCGTTTTGCACCGATGTGATGCGGGTGGTCGCCGAAGGCACGGTCTCCACCAGAATCCATGAGCTGCCCAACGGCCGCGCCTTCCAGGTCATCAACACGCCGCTCGCGCAGGGCGGATGGGTGGCCACGATCGAAGACATCACCGAGCGTCGCCATCTGGAGCAGGAGCGGGACCGCAACCACACGTTCCTGCGCGAGATCATCGACCATATCCCGTCTCGGATTACCGTGAAGGACGCCAGGACGCGGCGCTACCTGCTGGCCAACCAGGTCGCCGAGGAGCAACTCGCCGAGCAGCATGACACGATCGTCGGCAAGACCGCGTTCGACCTCTATGTGACGGCGGACGCCGAGATCGTCACCCGACACGACGACACACTCCTGCAATCGCCGGACGGGCTGTTCCTCGATGAGCACATCTGGAACACCCCGAGCATCGGGCGCCGTTACATCACCTCGCGGCGCATCGGCATCCGCGACAAGGCCGGCGAGCCGCGCTACATCATCAACGTCGTCGAGGACGTCACCGAACGGCGGCGCGCCGACGAGAAGATCGCGCACATGGCGCATTACGACGCGCTGACCGACCTGCCGAACCGGTCACTGTTCCGCGAGCAGATCGAGCGCGAGCTGGAGAAGGTCGGCGGCGGCGGCCAGTTCGCGCTGCTCTACATCGACGTCGACGAATTCAAGGGCATCAACGATTCGCTTGGCCACCACGTCGGCGACGAGCTGTTGAAGGCGATCGCCGGCCGTCTGCGCGGCTGCCTCAAGCAGGGCGACCTGATCGCGCGGCTTGGCGGCGACGAGTTCGCCGTGATCCAGACCGCGATCCAATCCCCTGCCGATGTGCTGGCCTTCGTGACCCGCATCTATCAGGCCATCCGGCAGCCCTATCATTGTCTCGGCCATCAGCTCTCCACGGACGCGAGCATCGGGATTGCCTTGGCACCGCAGGACGGCACCGATCTCGACCAGCTCGTCAAGAACGCCGATCTGGCGATGTACGGCGCGAAGGCCCAAGGGCGTCGCAGCCACCGTTTCTTCGAGCCGGAGATGGATGCGAGCGCCAAGGCGCGCCTGAGCATGGAGCAGGACCTGCGGCAGGCCCTGGTGAACGGCGGCTTCGAGATTCACTATCAGCCGCTGGTCGACCTGCGTACCAACGAGGTCTCGGGCTGCGAGGCGCTGCTGCGCTGGCGGCATCCCGAGCGCGGCATGGTGTCGCCGGCGGAGTTCATTCCGGTCGCCGAGGATACCGGCCTGATCAACGAGCTCGGCGACTGGGTGCTGCGGATGGCTTGCAATGAGGCCGCGACCTGGCCGGCGCAGGTGCGCGTCGCGGTCAACGTGTCGCCGGTGCAGCTCAAATGCGACACGCTGGCGCTGCGGATCGCGGGCGCACTCGCCGCCTCCGGGCTGGACCCGCGCCGGCTCGAACTCGAGATCACCGAGGCCGTACTGATCCGCGACGACGAGGCCGCACTCTCGATCCTGCATCAGCTCCGCTCGATCGGCGTACGCATCGCACTCGACGATTTCGGCACCGGCTACTCCTCGCTCAGCTATCTCAAGCGCTTCCCGTTCGACAAGATCAAGATCGACCGCTGCTTCGTCGCCGACATCGCGGAGGAGAGCGGCGCACCCGTGATTGTGCAGGCGGTGGTGAACATTGCGGCCGCCAGCAGCATGACCACGGTCGCCGAAGGGGTCGAGACCGAGGCGCAGCGCGAGCTGCTGCGTGCGCTCGGCTGCACGCAGATGCAGGGCTATCTGTTCAGCCCGCCGAAGCCGGCCAGCGAGGTGCGGAAATTGTTCGGCTCGGGCAGTGCTGTGCCGGTGGCGGCGGTGGCCTGA